CGCCGCCGACATCGCCTCAAAGGTGCTGGGCACGCTTGCACCGAAGGGGCGAAGCCGATTGCCTGCCGCCGCGCACCAGACGTCACTCGAAGCTCTGGTACGGGCCGAGACGCTGCCGAACGGCAACCAACGTCTCATTGCCCGGTCTTCGACGGCCGTTCCAGCGCTACACATCGAGCGCGAAACTGTGTTCTCATCGGATGGGCGGCCGGTGAGCAGCCGCGCCAGGGTGAGGCTGGAGTCGGGCCGGAGCGGCATGCTCGAAGTCGAAGTCGGCTACAAACCGGAGGAATCCGAATGAGTGCACCAAAGCTGGACCAACGGGTCGCGATCGTCGGACTGGGCAAGCTGGGTGGAATCCTCCTGCGCGCGTTTCTGGATCAGAAGCTGATCTCGGCCGACCAGATCACATCCACGGTCCATCACGAGGAAAACGCCAAAGCGCGCACCGAAGTGTTCGGGCTGCCGGTATCCACCGACAACATCGCCGCGGTCAAAGACGCCGACATCGTGCTCCTGTGCGTCAAACCCGCCGGGGTCCAAGCCGTGTGCGAGGAGATCGCTCCGGCAATGGCCGGCAAGCTGCTGATCTCGGTCGCGGCGTCGATACCAACCTGCTCCATCGAAGAGTACCTCGGCGAGGTGCCGGTCGTGCGAGCCATGCCCAACACGCCCTCGGTCATCGGCTCGGGCATGACCGGGCTCTCGGCCGGACGGTTCGCGCAGGACGAACATCTCGAGCTCGCCAACTCGCTCTTCGACGCCGTCGGTCGGACGGTCGTGCTCGATGAGAAACACATGGACGCGGTCACCGGTCTCTCGGCGAGCGGTCCGGCTTTCGTCTACGTGATCCTCG
The genomic region above belongs to bacterium and contains:
- the proC gene encoding pyrroline-5-carboxylate reductase, encoding MSAPKLDQRVAIVGLGKLGGILLRAFLDQKLISADQITSTVHHEENAKARTEVFGLPVSTDNIAAVKDADIVLLCVKPAGVQAVCEEIAPAMAGKLLISVAASIPTCSIEEYLGEVPVVRAMPNTPSVIGSGMTGLSAGRFAQDEHLELANSLFDAVGRTVVLDEKHMDAVTGLSASGPAFVYVILESLAEAGVKVGLPRDVATLLAAQTTLGAAGMVLDRGSHPALLKDEVTTPAGCTIDGLLELEEGGLRVTLIKAVVKATERAAELKG